The DNA window CACGTTCTGTGGTCCATGAGTTATAGCGTACCAGTACTTTACTTCAATGGATGGAAGTCTGgtgaggagaaaaattttccattactAATATATTTCCCCCATCCCTCGGGCGTATTCGGCGTTGTCGCTTAATTTTCACTATCGCTGATTTGTACGTACCTGCAGGGTCATGGTGCTGTCACGATTCGAAAGCAGCCTACGCACTTGACGTTGAATGTTTGGAGCGGATGTAGGTTAGCATTGAAAGAGGAAGGAAAATACGGTGGAAGAGCTGGCGTTGGTTTGCTAGGCGAGTCCCCCGGTAGAAGCTTCGGTCGTAGAAGCCCTCTTAAAAAACAAACGAGAGTCACATTAGCGCGAGCTTTTTGTCGGACAATATCAGCTAAGCTCGTACGCTCTTTTGTTTCTGGCTTTTACGCTCCGCCTCACTCACCGGTTTTCCGGGAGTCCTCTCCCCTGATCGCTGTCTCCGTTTTAGCCTCGTTCAGAGAAAGAGGCTGCCAGATCGAACGAGCAATCAGCCAACGGACGCCTCGCAATCCCGCTCTTGGGTGCGATTAAGGCCGATGCAAGTGGCAACCACGTTGAGTATTCTTTGGTTCAAACGGATTTCGATTTCTCGGACCCTCCGGCTGTGCTGGCGTTCGTTGCTCAAAACTTTACTTCGGCCTCGGTTATCCTGGAATTGGTTCGAAAACTCTACAACAACCGTTCTCATATCCATGCATCCCATATACCGCCCGAGATAGTCTCGAGGGATTACTCGAGGCACCGGTAGCCCTCAGCACAGGCCTGACGCAGCGCTTTTGACGAATTGGGTCAGCGCATATTTCACGGAAAAAAAGTCACCCTATGACTTCCTCGAAATGTTTTGATCGCCTGAAGTACTACCTCGTAGTTAAGGAGACTTATCAGGGTTCCAGACTCGTCTTACACCCGTAGAAAAACCCaaagaatatacatatatatatatatatatatatatatatatattttttgtgttAAACAGATTTCGCGGGCTGCAATCCGGTCAGCGCCGAGGTCGCACAGAAATTAATAAGCAACAACAACCTGTGTTACTCGGAATTATCCCAGGCAATTCATCCGATCTTAGGAACTCCATTTCTCCAATTGCATCCGTGCGGTTCTCAAGATCTCTTGAGGCATGTCTGGAAAAGGTAGGATACCTTTTATTAATATGGTTTAGTTATTACGCAGgcatttatttaataattattttgttcgtgatcctggaatatttgaacagcaacaacaagctTGTAAGTTGGCTGAGTGTGGCCGCGCCTGCAGCGTTGCAGCTGAAACTTCATGAGGATTATTACAAACTGACGATCGCAGACGAGTCACGTGAGCCGGAGGTCATGTATGAAGCTTATTAGCGATCCGTGATAACGACATCATTGGCGATGGCAGAATCAGGGCTGGCATTATttgtattgaaataaattttacacttAACTTAAAAAGTGACTCTCGTTATTCCATCCCTGTACACATCTCCATGTACCAGACGCCGAGCTATCGGGGTCCTGAGTTGAATCAATATTAAAGCGAGTAGGCAGCCGAGATAggtattgataaaaaatactaGCATTGCGTGTCCCTCGCTGAACGCGGTTCGGCTGCAATCCGCGTTCGAAAATTACAATACAAATTGGACGTCGATGCAGCGACGCGAATCACGTGAATATCGGCCACCCTCCGAGTCAATTTTCAGCGTAA is part of the Neodiprion virginianus isolate iyNeoVirg1 chromosome 5, iyNeoVirg1.1, whole genome shotgun sequence genome and encodes:
- the LOC124305754 gene encoding uncharacterized protein LOC124305754 — translated: MDGIGTVTWETFIKDAQALLKVSDKIHDDWELVGDQGAPGMAYLSRQVKTYVPCEYPIDEPPTGTDKDYWAKNLDARLAKDPFEAASKDERPLITLHHVLWSMSYSVPVLYFNGWKSDFAGCNPVSAEVAQKLISNNNLCYSELSQAIHPILGTPFLQLHPCGSQDLLRHVWKSNNKLVSWLSVAAPAALQLKLHEDYYKLTIADESREPEVMYEAY